In Musa acuminata AAA Group cultivar baxijiao chromosome BXJ2-10, Cavendish_Baxijiao_AAA, whole genome shotgun sequence, a genomic segment contains:
- the LOC135624453 gene encoding protein DWARF 53-LIKE-like, whose product MPTPVSSARACLAAEAAAALDNGVTVARRRSHAQTTSLHVVYSLLSSTSSSSPPSSYSSSASCSILRDALSRARSAAYSPRLQFKALELCFGVALDRLPSGQRQNAEGGGDEPPVSNSLMAAIKRSQANQRRNPDTFHLYQQQQQQGAATGGASSFSGVKVELQQLMLAILDDPVVSRVFGDAGFRSADIKFAILRPPPPILRFPRAARRPPLFLCNFSAGDGFEPALAPRGLVLPFAAAARQLSSDGGDENCRRIGEILARKSGGRNPMLVGVGAGEAASDFSQVIERQNWAILPPELRGIELVSIEKVVAELRTDHGDRLALEAGLEEVGRKAESSGVVLNIGDLKGMVEGGAERDESESCLVSELTRLLEVYHGRLWVMGWSATYETYMKFLSRHPLLDKDWDLQLLPISSVRTGVGNSLPKPRSFMESFSPIGGGVPIEHESYGVYPSVSRCEDCNDKCEQEVSIVLKGKSASVDDQQNASLPFWLQKGSKVSLNDGFDAAKAKDDTTFFNAKIMELQKKWNENCQRLHHSCQTNNIDNCSTVPRVIDPSCVSNMGRAFNQNSENLDDAQSQRGFGISFPISAGTQTITTASQSISMPSVLEQRNKDLLSKLQVRASKSEQPKREELQPHHGDDHASPSSVTSVMTNLVLGTLCEPVWKEENPASQVQKNPLVELSGCLPSTKVDVIKQNVPDVPVMSLSFSGRRDSQATQTYPHDLSHSFSQVSKGCASACDRASLISSGAWQKLDLGSYKSFCASLIEKVGRQEEAAIAISQAIVHCRTGERHRGASLRGDIWLSFHGPDKIGKKRAAVAIAEMLCGSKENFVHVDLSYQEGVARPGTTICAQQEVNGNYAQFRDKINVDHIAAELRKKPQSVVFLENVDKADFLVQDSLSKAINTGKFPDSHGREFSINNAIFILTSATIRGQTFSQRTDCNSFSEETILAAQCWQMKISWEPSREAVSSSPKSNKVSSASSQKPRNAQVYLRSGPATKRKLDMSDGCNSQYEVVPAKRARKTSKEFLDLNLPIEEVGEDDNDSSSQEDCSKSENSGTWMEDSFNLVDATVKFGPFDFDALADSILNDISKIFCTAAGSDCILEIDTKVMEEILAVAWSSEDRGALNSWFEQVLGRSFVELKHKHNLSSHKILRLVACEDAIVAEHAPGVLLPSRIILN is encoded by the exons ATGCCGACGCCGGTCAGCAGTGCGCGCGCGTGCCTAGCGGCCGAGGCGGCGGCCGCGCTCGACAACGGCGTGACCGTCGCCCGCCGCCGCTCCCACGCCCAGACCACCTCCCTCCACGTCGTCTACTCCCTCCTTTCTTCCACTTCTTCCTCTTCGCCCCCCTCCTCGTATTCCTCGTCGGCGTCGTGTTCGATACTTCGTGATGCGCTGTCGCGCGCCCGGAGCGCTGCATACTCGCCCAGGCTGCAGTTCAAGGCGCTTGAGCTCTGCTTCGGGGTGGCGCTCGACCGGCTGCCTTCGGGGCAGCGGCAGAACGCGGAGGGGGGCGGGGATGAGCCGCCCGTGTCGAACTCGCTGATGGCGGCGATCAAGCGGTCGCAGGCGAACCAGCGGCGGAATCCGGACACGTTCCACCTGtaccagcaacagcagcagcagggcGCCGCCACCGGAGGGGCCTCGTCGTTCTCCGGGGTGAAGGTGGAGCTCCAGCAGCTGATGCTCGCGATCTTGGATGACCCCGTGGTCAGCCGGGTTTTCGGCGATGCGGGATTCCGTAGCGCGGACATCAAGTTCGCCATCCTCCGGCCCCCACCGCCCATCCTCCGCTTCCCCCGTGCCGCGAGGCGCCCGCCGCTGTTCCTGTGCAACTTCTCGGCGGGGGATGGGTTCGAGCCGGCGCTCGCCCCACGGGGGCTCGTCCTCCCCTTCGCCGCTGCGGCCCGGCAGCTCTCCTCGGACGGGGGCGACGAGAATTGCAGAAGGATTGGGGAAATCCTCGCCCGGAAGAGCGGTGGACGGAATCCGATGCTGGTCGGGGTCGGTGCCGGCGAAGCAGCTAGCGACTTCTCCCAGGTTATTGAGCGGCAGAATTGGGCAATTTTGCCCCCTGAGCTGCGTGGAATCGAGCTCGTAAGCATCGAGAAGGTGGTGGCGGAGCTCAGAACTGATCACGGTGATCGATTGGCGTTGGAAGCTGGGCTGGAGGAGGTAGGAAGGAAGGCAGAGTCTTCAGGAGTGGTGTTGAACATTGGGGATTTGAAGGGGATGGTGGAAGGTGGTGCAGAACGTGATGAGAGCGAAAGCTGCTTGGTATCGGAGCTCACGCGACTGCTGGAGGTCTACCATGGGAGGCTGTGGGTGATGGGGTGGTCGGCAACATACGAAACATACATGAAGTTCTTGTCCAGGCATCCATTGCTGGATAAGGATTGGGATCTGCAGTTGCTGCCTATCAGTTCAGTAAGAACTGGGGTGGGGAATTCACTCCCAAAGCCTCGCAG CTTCATGGAGTCATTTTCTCCAATCGGTGGAGGTGTCCCTATAGAACATGAATCTTATGGTGTATATCCATCAGTGTCCCGCTGTGAGGACTGCAATGACAAGTGCGAGCAAGAGGTTTCTATTGTTCTAAAAGGAAAATCAGCTTCAGTTGATGATCAGCAGAATGCAAGCTTGCCCTTCTGGTTGCAAAAGGGTAGTAAGGTTAGCTTGAATGATGGATTCGATGCAGCAAAG GCTAAAGATGATACTACATTTTTCAATGCTAAAATTATGGAATTGCAAAAGAAGTGGAATGAGAATTGCCAGCGCCTCCACCATAGTTGCCAGACAAATAATATAGACAATTGCTCTACAGTCCCTCGCGTTATTGATCCATCTTGTGTTTCTAACATGGGAAGGGCCTTCAATCAGAATAGTGAAAATCTTGATGATGCTCAGAGTCAAAGAGGTTTTGGAATTTCATTTCCTATTTCAGCAGGTACACAGACGATTACCACAGCGAGCCAGAGTATCTCAATGCCTTCAGTTTTAGAACAAAGAAATAAAGACTTATTATCAAAACTTCAGGTCAGAGCCTCCAAAAGTGAACAGCCTAAGCGAGAGGAGTTGCAACCTCACCATGGTGATGATCATGCTTCACCTTCCTCTGTAACATCTGTTATGACAAACTTGGTTTTGGGAACTCTTTGTGAACCTGTTTGGAAGGAGGAAAACCCTGCTTCACAAGTGCAAAAAAATCCTTTGGTGGAATTGTCTGGTTGTTTGCCATCAACGAAGGTTGATGTCATCAAACAAAATGTCCCAGATGTTCCTGTTATGTCTCTTTCTTTCTCAGGCCGTCGAGATTCCCAGGCAACACAGACCTATCCGCATGATCTGTCCcactcattttcacaggtttcgAAGGGTTGTGCATCTGCATGTGACAGAGCCTCCCTCATCTCATCCGGTGCATGGCAAAAGTTAGATTTAGGCAGTTACAAATCATTTTGTGCAAGTCTCATTGAGAAAGTTGGCCGACAAGAAGAAGCAGCTATTGCCATTAGTCAAGCTATAGTCCATTGCAGAACTGGTGAAAGGCATCGTGGTGCTAGCCTGAGAGGCGACATTTGGCTCAGTTTTCATGGTCCAGATAAGATTGGGAAGAAGAGGGCAGCAGTGGCTATTGCAGAAATGTTATGTGGCAGCAAAGAAAACTTCGTGCATGTTGACCTAAGTTACCAAGAAGGTGTTGCTCGTCCTGGTACCACCATCTGTGCCCAACAGGAGGTCAATGGAAATTATGCACAGTTTAGAGACAAAATTAATGTTGATCATATTGCTGCTGAGCTAAGAAAAAAACCACAGTCTGTTGTATTCCTTGAAAATGTAGATAAAGCTGACTTTCTTGTTCAGGACAGCTTATCTAAGGCTATCAATACTGGCAAATTTCCTGATTCCCATGGAAGGGAATTCAGCATAAACAATGCCATATTTATTCTGACTTCAGCAACAATTCGAGGTCAAACTTTTTCTCAGAGGACAGATTGCAATAGTTTCTCCGAGGAGACTATTCTGGCAGCTCAGTGTTGGCAGATGAAGATTTCCTGGGAACCTTCTCGAGAGGCTGTTAGCAGCAGTCCGAAATCTAATAAGGTGTCAAGTGCTTCAAGTCAAAAACCCAGGAACGCTCAAGTTTATTTACGCTCAGGCCCAGCAACCAAGCGCAAACTCGATATGTCTGATGGCTGCAACAGCCAGTATGAGGTGGTGCCGGCAAAAAGGGCTCGCAAAACATCAAAAGAATTCTTAGACTTGAATCTGCCCATCGAAGAGGTTGGGGAGGATGATAACGATTCTAGTAGTCAGGAAGATTGCTCTAAATCAGAAAATTCAGGGACATGGATGGAAGACTCCTTCAACCTAGTCGATGCAACAGTGAAATTTGGTCCTTTCGATTTTGATGCCCTTGCTGACAGCATACTGAATGATATAAGCAAGATCTTTTGTACTGCTGCTGGTTCAGACTGTATTTTGGAGATCGACACGAAGGTCATGGAGGAGATACTTGCAGTAGCATGGTCATCAGAAGATAGAGGAGCTTTAAATAGCTGGTTTGAGCAGGTTCTTGGAAGGAGTTTTGTTGAGTTGAAACACAAGCACAACCTATCAAGCCACAAAATTCTTAGACTCGTCGCTTGTGAGGATGCAATTGTTGCGGAGCATGCACCTGGAGTTCTTCTTCCTTCACGAATTATCCTAAACTGA
- the LOC135624451 gene encoding protein IQ-DOMAIN 2-like, whose protein sequence is MEGRRKWTSALKKALIPSCCRDYGKSKRSSRAATEVGRSTISEATAATKIQAAFRGFLARRAMGTLKRLIRLKNLIDGSAVGSQTANMVRRLQAMAVVQAQVRSRRMRMAEEHQALLRQLQLKQEREQQKAKIGEWNDSPRSKEQIEAKLLDRQEAATRRERALTYAFARQGKSSSKSPTPMFIDLNNLQWGWSLSERLTAAGPQEKHGHDAVKPKRILSAAQRPSQAPVTPRSNPASKASVNPSKSKPSPRNESPVTPRSKLASVASKKTPVSPGTGAWSADDGSSIRSRHRVTRSSVSDDSSLSSALSVASYTPSTASTKARSRFHSPQSDVAEGSQKGSVGSGKKRLPSPAAGKNKKNNGSSHARRTK, encoded by the exons ATGGAGGGGAGGAGGAAGTGGACTTCTGCCCTCAAGAAAGCGTTGATCCCCAGCTGCTGTCGAGACTATGGTAAGTCCAAGCGTTCATCTCGGGCTGCAACGGAGGTCGGTCGGTCGACAATAAGTGAGGCGACCGCTGCCACCAAGATCCAGGCTGCTTTCCGAGGATTCCTG GCGAGGAGAGCAATGGGAACTCTGAAAAGACTGATCAGGCTAAAGAACTTAATCGATGGAAGCGCCGTCGGGTCTCAGACCGCAAACATGGTGCGCCGGTTGCAAGCCATGGCGGTGGTTCAGGCACAGGTACGTTCGAGGAGGATGAGGATGGCCGAGGAACACCAGGCTCTGCTGCGGCAGCTGCAACTCAAACAAGAAAGAGAGCAGCAGAAAGCGAAG ATCGGAGAGTGGAATGATAGTCCTCGATCCAAAGAGCAAATCGAGGCAAAGCTACTCGACAGGCAGGAGGCTGCCACGAGAAGAGAGAGGGCATTAACCTACGCATTTGCCCGCCAG GGAAAGAGCTCTTCCAAATCCCCGACTCCGATGTTTATCGACTTGAACAATCTGCAATGGGGTTGGAGCTTGTCGGAGCGATTGACGGCGGCAGGGCCGCAGGAGAAGCACGGCCACGACGCTGTGAAGCCGAAGAGGATCCTGTCGGCAGCTCAAAGACCAAGCCAGGCGCCGGTAACCCCGCGTTCTAACCCGGCATCAAAAGCATCAGTGAACCCAAGCAAGAGTAAGCCGAGTCCCAGAAACGAGTCGCCCGTGACGCCACGCTCCAAGCTGGCGTCGGTGGCGAGCAAGAAGACACCGGTGAGCCCGGGAACCGGCGCGTGGTCCGCGGACGACGGGTCGAGTATCAGGAGCAGGCACCGGGTCACGAGGTCATCGGTGAGCGACGACAGCAGCCTGTCGAGCGCGCTGTCTGTTGCGAGCTACACCCCGTCGACGGCGTCGACGAAAGCCAGGTCTCGGTTCCACAGCCCGCAAAGCGACGTCGCTGAAGGTTCTCAGAAGGGGTCTGTCGGCTCGGGGAAGAAGCGTCTCCCTTCTCCTGCGGCAgggaagaacaagaagaacaacGGATCGTCTCATGCAAGGAGGACCAAGTGA
- the LOC135624148 gene encoding PHD finger protein ALFIN-LIKE 2-like isoform X2, producing MEMVASLPAPSTVEEVFRDYLGRHRGLVRALTAERENLCLYGHPDGSWEVNVPPEEVPPEMPEPTLGINFARNGPKRWDWLSRVAMHSDSWLLSVAFFFAARFSGDERKRLFNLINDLPTIFEAFCSHQLTKKNTRVDRGSKPMRSSKRLKTVNNGSDEDANEISATSCGSCGTKHRSNFWIQCDVCERSFHGKCVKMTRAKAEKTKRYRCPSCSSK from the exons ATGGAGATGGTCGCGTCCTTGCCGGCTCCGAGCACTGTCGAGGAAGTCTTCAGGGACTACTTGGGGCGCCACCGCGGCCTCGTCCGCGCTCTTACGGCCG AGAGGGAGAATCTTTGTCTGTATGGGCACCCGGATGGGTCGTGGGAGGTGAACGTTCCGCCTGAGGAGGTGCCGCCGGAGATGCCGGAGCCGACGCTGGGGATCAACTTCGCGAGGAACGGGCCGAAGCGGTGGGACTGGCTCTCGCGCGTCGCGATGCATAGCGACAGCTGGCTCCTCTCTGTTGCCTTCTTCTTTGCGGCGCGCTTCAGCGGCGATGAAAG GAAACGCTTGTTTAACTTGATCAACGATCTGCCTACTATCTTCGAAGCCTTCTGCAGTCATCAGCTTACAAAGAAGAACACCCGTGTAGACAGAGGAAGCAAACCTATGCGGTCCTCTAAG AGATTAAAAACTGTCAATAATGGCTCTGACGAAGATGCCAATGAAATCAGTGCGACATCCTGCGGATCCTGTGGTACCAAGCATCGTTCAAATTTCTGGATACAGTGTGATGTATGTGAAAGATCGTTCCATGGCAAGTGTGTAAAGATGACCCGCGCAAAGGCTGAGAAAACGAAGCGATACAGGTGTCCTAGTTGCAGTTCCAAATAA
- the LOC135624148 gene encoding PHD finger protein ALFIN-LIKE 2-like isoform X1 produces MEMVASLPAPSTVEEVFRDYLGRHRGLVRALTAEVDDLYALCHPERENLCLYGHPDGSWEVNVPPEEVPPEMPEPTLGINFARNGPKRWDWLSRVAMHSDSWLLSVAFFFAARFSGDERKRLFNLINDLPTIFEAFCSHQLTKKNTRVDRGSKPMRSSKRLKTVNNGSDEDANEISATSCGSCGTKHRSNFWIQCDVCERSFHGKCVKMTRAKAEKTKRYRCPSCSSK; encoded by the exons ATGGAGATGGTCGCGTCCTTGCCGGCTCCGAGCACTGTCGAGGAAGTCTTCAGGGACTACTTGGGGCGCCACCGCGGCCTCGTCCGCGCTCTTACGGCCG AAGTTGATGACCTCTACGCCCTCTGCCATCCGG AGAGGGAGAATCTTTGTCTGTATGGGCACCCGGATGGGTCGTGGGAGGTGAACGTTCCGCCTGAGGAGGTGCCGCCGGAGATGCCGGAGCCGACGCTGGGGATCAACTTCGCGAGGAACGGGCCGAAGCGGTGGGACTGGCTCTCGCGCGTCGCGATGCATAGCGACAGCTGGCTCCTCTCTGTTGCCTTCTTCTTTGCGGCGCGCTTCAGCGGCGATGAAAG GAAACGCTTGTTTAACTTGATCAACGATCTGCCTACTATCTTCGAAGCCTTCTGCAGTCATCAGCTTACAAAGAAGAACACCCGTGTAGACAGAGGAAGCAAACCTATGCGGTCCTCTAAG AGATTAAAAACTGTCAATAATGGCTCTGACGAAGATGCCAATGAAATCAGTGCGACATCCTGCGGATCCTGTGGTACCAAGCATCGTTCAAATTTCTGGATACAGTGTGATGTATGTGAAAGATCGTTCCATGGCAAGTGTGTAAAGATGACCCGCGCAAAGGCTGAGAAAACGAAGCGATACAGGTGTCCTAGTTGCAGTTCCAAATAA
- the LOC104000123 gene encoding pentatricopeptide repeat-containing protein At3g09650, chloroplastic, which translates to MMLQQAATPMSAPIPPHLQFHPSPKPFNPIPLASPKLRAHLASNSFPSSLPVDGSCAHDAALLSLLRQRRTDEAYQAYARSPLLPGPTCLSRLLAQLSYQRTPTALARARALVRRLRDEGQLHRLDANSLGLLAVATARSGATSYALAVLRTMLRSGYLPHVKAWSAVVSRLSSSPDDGGPAEALRLFDSVLRRVRRVAVATDARPDVAAFNAALNACANLGDVRRFAQLFDEMPEFGVEPDVLTHNVLIKMCARAERKDLLIFVLERLITSGLVPCITTLHSLVAAYVGLDDLETAEKLVQAMREGRQDLCLILRQSNDGTTIDRIDEESHALLEKLVMYRHLTECHGNGNEPPLLPKAYFPDSRMYTTLMKGYVKEGRVEDVIRMTRAMQLEADPASHPDHVTYTTVISALIKVGAMDRARSVLADMGNAGVPANRVTYNVLLKGYCQQLQLDEAKVLVRDMSKHAGIEPNVVSYNILIDGCILVDDSAGALAYFNEMREHGITPSKVSYTTLMKAFALSDQPKLAHKVFDEMEKDPRVKVDRVAYNMLIEGYCRLGLIEEAKKIVEKMKQNGFQPDVATYGSLANGIALARKPGEALLLWNEVKERCAASPPLRPDEGLLDALADVCVRAAFFRKALEIVACMEENGISPNKTKYKRIYVEMHSRMFTSKHASQARQDRRKERKRAAEAFKFWLGLPNSYYGSEWRLEPIDVDEHGAI; encoded by the coding sequence ATGATGTTGCAACAGGCGGCCACGCCCATGTCCGCCCCCATCCCTCCCCACCTTCAATTCCACCCCTCCCCTAAACCCTTCAACCCCATCCCCCTTGCTTCTCCCAAGCTCCGAGCCCACCTCGCCTCCAACTCCTTCCCCTCCTCGCTGCCCGTGGACGGGAGCTGCGCCCACGACGCCGCGCTGCTCTCCCTCCTCCGCCAGCGGCGGACCGACGAGGCCTACCAGGCCTACGCCCGCAGCCCCCTCCTTCCCGGACCCACCTGCCTCAGCCGCCTTCTCGCCCAGCTCTCCTACCAGCGCACTCCCACCGCCCTCGCCCGCGCCCGCGCCCTTGTCCGTCGCCTCCGCGACGAGGGCCAGCTCCACCGCCTCGACGCCAACTCCCTCGGCCTCCTCGCCGTTGCCACCGCCAGGTCCGGCGCCACCTCCTACGCCCTCGCTGTCCTCCGCACCATGCTCCGCTCCGGGTACCTCCCCCACGTCAAGGCCTGGAGCGCCGTCGTCAGCCGTCTCTCCTCTTCCCCCGACGACGGTGGCCCGGCCGAGGCCCTCCGCCTCTTTGACTCCGTCCTCCGCCGCGTGCGCCGCGTCGCCGTCGCCACCGATGCCCGCCCCGACGTCGCGGCGTTCAACGCCGCCCTCAACGCCTGCGCCAACCTGGGGGACGTTCGCAGGTTCGCGCAGCTGTTCGACGAAATGCCGGAGTTCGGCGTCGAGCCTGATGTCTTGACCCACAATGTCCTGATCAAGATGTGCGCGAGGGCGGAGCGCAAGGACCTTCTGATCTTCGTTCTCGAGCGACTCATCACATCGGGACTCGTCCCTTGCATCACGACCTTGCACTCCCTTGTGGCAGCCTATGTAGGTCTCGATGATCTGGAGACAGCTGAGAAATTAGTACAGGCAATGCGGGAAGGCCGACAGGACCTTTGCTTGATACTCAGGCAATCAAATGACGGCACTACGATCGATCGAATTGATGAGGAATCTCATGCACTTCTAGAAAAGCTAGTAATGTATCGCCATTTAACCGAGTGCCATGGTAATGGCAATGAGCCACCGCTGCTGCCTAAGGCTTATTTCCCTGATTCCAGAATGTACACTACTTTGATGAAGGGATACGTGAAAGAAGGCCGAGTGGAGGATGTAATCCGCATGACCCGAGCAATGCAGCTGGAAGCAGATCCTGCCAGCCACCCAGACCATGTGACATACACCACTGTCATCTCCGCGCTCATCAAAGTTGGGGCAATGGACCGAGCTCGCAGTGTCCTCGCAGATATGGGCAATGCTGGTGTTCCAGCCAACCGAGTCACCTACAATGTCCTTCTCAAAGGCTACTGCCAGCAGCTCCAGCTAGACGAGGCAAAGGTGCTTGTTCGTGATATGTCCAAGCATGCAGGTATAGAGCCCAATGTTGTCTCGTATAACATCTTGATCGATGGGTGCATACTTGTTGATGACAGCGCTGGAGCGCTGGCCTACTTCAACGAGATGCGTGAGCATGGAATCACACCGTCCAAGGTCAGCTACACCACTCTGATGAAGGCGTTTGCTTTGTCAGACCAACCGAAGCTGGCTCATAAGGTGTTTGATGAGATGGAGAAGGACCCAAGGGTTAAGGTAGATAGGGTAGCCTACAACATGCTGATTGAAGGGTACTGCAGATTGGGTTTGATAGAAGAAGCTAAGAAAATTGTGGAGAAGATGAAGCAGAATGGATTCCAGCCTGACGTCGCGACCTATGGAAGCCTTGCCAATGGAATAGCATTGGCCAGGAAGCCAGGGGAGGCACTTCTGTTGTGGAATGAGGTTAAAGAAAGGTGTGCTGCATCGCCACCTCTTCGGCCTGATGAAGGATTGCTTGATGCTCTAGCTGATGTGTGTGTGAGGGCGGCATTCTTCAGAAAGGCGCTGGAGATTGTGGCTTGCATGGAGGAGAATGGAATTTCGCCGAACAAGACAAAGTACAAGAGGATCTATGTGGAGATGCATTCGCGGATGTTTACAAGTAAGCATGCCTCCCAGGCGAGACAGGAcaggaggaaggagaggaagagggcaGCTGAGGCATTTAAGTTCTGGCTTGGACTTCCGAACTCATACTATGGCAGCGAGTGGAGGCTTGAGCCTATTGATGTAGATGAACATGGAGCTATCTAG
- the LOC104000122 gene encoding uncharacterized protein LOC104000122, whose protein sequence is MDIGMCYLDGNADVVEFCPHYPFHHILAAGTYTLQEGTQPHRAGSISLFSTDPVVGLELLCRVSTVGVFDIKWSPSGETMHPLLAQADADGCIGLYNLSKTETENEGSMLKEVCSEKVSSSMCLCVDWKPSACSVCLGLSDGSICMVTVREAQLQISQSWLGHDYEVWATSFDAHRPNLLYTGSDDCCFNCWDLRASPSEIVFRNAKSHQMGVCCITQNPTNTYMLLTGSYDEFLRVWDVRSTSKPVHEKSLCLGGGVWRIKYHPSISTCILAACMHNGFAVVSTEEEDIRVVETYCKHESLAYGADWQKGEISTQGMLRKGGLVATCSFYDRHLRIWQPEFLS, encoded by the exons ATGGACATTGGGATGTGCTATCTAGATGGAAATGCAGATGTAGTGGAGTTTTGCCCACACTATCCTTTCCACCATATTCTGGCTGCTGGCACATATACTTTGCAAGAGGGAACTCAACCTCACCGAGCAGGAAGCATATCGCTTTTTTCTACCGATCCTGTGGTTGGTCTTGAATTGCTCTGTCGTGTATCAACAGTTGGTGTTTTTGATATAAAATGGAGCCCAAGTGGAGAAACCATGCATCCTTTACTTGCTCAAGCTGATGCTGATGGCTGTATCGGTCTCTATAACTTGTCCAAGACAGAAACAGAAAATGAAG GCAGCATGTTGAAAGAAGTTTGCTCAGAAAAAGTCAGTTCCTCGATGTGTTTATGTGTGGACTGGAAGCCATCAGCTTGTTCTGTTTGCCTAGGCCTTTCGGATGGTTCGATATGTATGGTTACCGTCAGAGAGGCCCAATTGCAGATATCACAATCATGGTTAGGCCATGATTATGAAGTTTGGGCTACATCTTTCGATGCCCACCGGCCAAACTTGTTATACACTGGCTCAGATGACTGTTGTTTTAACTGTTGGGATTTGCGGGCCAGTCCATCAGAAATAGTGTTTCGGAATGCTAAGTCACATCAGATGGGTGTatgttgcatcactcaaaaccctACAAATACCTACATGCTGCTCACAGGAAGCTATGATGAATTTCTCAGAGTTTGGGATGTAAGATCAACATCCAAGCCTGTTCATGAGAAATCACTTTGTTTGGGTGGGGGTGTCTGGAGAATCAAATACCACCCAAGTATATCCACTTGCATATTGGCAGCTTGTATGCACAATGGTTTTGCGGTTGTGAGCACAGAAGAAGAGGACATCCGAGTAGTTGAAACTTATTGCAAGCATGAGTCATTGGCATACGGAGCAGACTGGCAAAAGGGAGAAATCAGCACACAAGGAATGCTGAGGAAAGGGGGTTTAGTTGCTACCTGTTCATTCTACGATCGACATCTCCGCATATGGCAGCCAGAATTTCTTAGTTGA
- the LOC104000128 gene encoding ran-binding protein 1 homolog a produces MASNDPDRQEEAAAGDDEDTGAQIAPIVTLSEVAVTTGEEEEDVLLDLKAKLYRFDKDGNQWKERGSGSVKLLKHTETGKVRLVMRQAKTLKICANHLVVPSIKIQEHAGNDKSCVWHASDFADGELKEEMFCIRFGSVENCKKFMEMIESITESLGEREEEESDDAAAAAAGLLDKLSVDGSQKAKAAAAEEEVAAKVEAKAEQSTKSED; encoded by the exons ATGGCGAGCAACGATCCCGATCGCCAGGAGGAGGCTGCCGCCGGCGACGATGAGGACACTGGCGCTCAGATCGCCCCCATCGTCACCCTCTCGGAGGTGGCCGTCACCAccggcgaggaggaagaggacgtcCTTCTCGATCT GAAGGCGAAGCTGTACCGGTTCGATAAGGATGGGAACCAGTGGAAGGAGAGGGGTTCGGGGAGCGTGAAGCTTTTGAAGCACACTGAGACGGGCAAGGTGCGGCTGGTGATGCGCCAAGCCAAGACCCTCAAGATCTGCGCCAACCATCTAG TTGTTCCGTCGATCAAGATTCAGGAGCACGCGGGGAACGATAAGTCGTGCGTGTGGCATGCGTCCGATTTCGCCGATGGGGAACTCAAGGAGGAGATGTTCTGCATTCGGTTCGGCTCTGTTGAAA ACTGCAAGAAATTCATGGAGATGATTGAAAGCATTACTGAATCCCTTGGAGAGAGGGAAGAGGAAGAGAGCGACGATgcggcagctgctgctgctgggcTTCTGGACAAGTTGAGCGTCGATGGAAGCCAAAAAGCAAAGGCGGCGGCTGCGGAGGAGGAAGTTGCAGCTAAGGTGGAAGCCAAAGCTGAGCAATCTACCAAGTCGGAGGATTGA